AAATTCCTCGACGTATGAAGAGAGATGAAATTAATTGTTTAGTCGGTGTCACAAAATATTAGAAGTAATAAAGGGTATTATGAGTTATTGAAAACAAGGTAACAACTAGTTGTTGTAGTATAGTGGTAAGCATGCCCGCCTCTCACGTGGGTGACCCGGGTTTGATCCTCGGCAATGGTGAAAATCTTAACATTTTGTGgttttcttaaaaattttattttgcattGAGTTGAGTTTGTGTATTAGAAACTTAGTGCGTTTTCGTGATTTTAAAGTACAGGacgaaaatcaaaattcaaaactatGAACTTAAAAAcagattttacttttttttttctttttcaatgaggcatttgtttcttttttttcctgTAAGTCTTGGCCTAAGTCCCCTTCCCTCCAAgttgtattttttattcttttttaatagtaaTATTTAGACTAAGGTACCAATCTAATTGGGATGCCAATTTGATCTCTTTCATCCACTTAGACcctttttttgccaaaaaattGTGGTATCGAAATATCAATTGTTAGATAAAATTAAATGTTTTCTGGTGGATAAAAGCAAAGAAATATTTGCTTGTAATTGGTCTGTTTGTTGCGTCACATTGGGGTAGTCGgagatatattaataaaatatttaacctATATTTTTCTGAGCAATGTAGACTTAGTTTACCTCACTTGCCACAACATTCTCTCTCTCAAGTGTGAGTCATTTAATTCATTGTGCGCTCCCTTAAATGAAAGCTTTTTCATCCACAAACACTTGCATCATCGTTGCCGCTACTCAACGGAACACGTCGACCGTGATCACCTTTGTCAgaaagactttcgatacaaggagtcGGTTGAACACTTCGTCAAACCATCAGCTCTAATACCACTTTTGGGTCACAAGGGGCAGCCGTAGGAtcagtgacggagccagaaCTTTTGAGCGGTGGGGGCACTATATATTCCccactatatataaatttttcatattaaatataaaaataactttttattttttaatcgtcgtttatattgcataagttgttttctacGATGTTTTATATTCTCAAAAcgttcatatttttttcattatcaattatcaataaaaatatttctctcTAACAATGGAGTTTCCACTATTATTAACACAAATTCAAACtcacaaaatatataataggCCGAATGTACCCAAAGATCCATTAAGTTTCGCATTTTTTACAGTTATGTCCCTTGAGCTAATTTTTTAGGTAACAACCGAatcctttcaattttttaggtgACAAATAGGTTCATTACATTTCTAACTTGTTGCATTGTTATCCTTCCAATTAACCTTCTTACCTTGTTGCATTACTATGGCCATTAACGTTGACTTTCACAATGGtgaatattttgatgaaaaagacaCATATGTTATAGGAGATTAACGGGAACAGTAACGGTGCGCAACAAGTTTTTGTAACAGAAGATTTAAAGGGTAAagatgcaacaaattaaaaatttaaatgacataTCTATTACCTAAAAAGCTTAAAGAACTTAACTATTACAAATGTGAAAACATGTatttgacatatatatatatatatatatatatatatatatatatatatatatatatatatatatatatatatatatgttattctATAtactacttaattttttttcaaaactttgTGAAGGCACATGCCCACACAAGCCATCAAGTGGCTCCGTCCCTGCGtaggatcatccacattgggctaaaaacaactatacaagtgagttggaaaCCACACTTTTACCCAAAACTTTAAGCCTTAGAAAttttaaggtgttaggtttatgtgTTAGGTTTGTGGTTTTCAAACAAACGGGGCCTtagaaatttaatattatgATGGGAGATGATTAAAGGTTGGTCAAATCACTgcagttttaaaaaattagagctaaataaaaatttatccttaaaaatataaagaattttGATTCCAGTTCcaaatttattataatattattttttcaccaccaatttaatttggttcgagggacagttctgacatcaagtagttcTAGACCTCTCCCAATCGCAATCGCAGTTGCGAGGATAGATTATAATATCTTTTTAAtccatatatattatttaataaagaTATTATTTAATTCATCATTTAGTTTTAATAAagatattatttaataaaaaggtATAAAATATAGGCTAGGTGTGTATGcaatgtattattttattttattttccaagTAATTCAATAGCCAAActtacacacttttttttttggtataaaccTTTGGTTTATAAGAGAATTGGGTAATCTAGAGTTTGACGGCGAAATAAGTAAAATATGACTAAGAATTATTTTCACCATAAATTAAACTCGAGTTctttcaaacaatttattttaggAAGATTTCATTAATCAATTGAGTTCAATGTCTTGGTTGAACTAATACACtttaaatattaagaaaaaagaaaaggaaatctTAGATTTAAATCCTACCTATATGTAAATCAACGTCTCTCGGAGCTATCAATTGAGTTGCACGTTCAAAACTAattaattgagtttttttttttcgtctAGTCTATAggttagaaattccaccttaaaggtgaataagtgagtTTCCGGGATTCGAATCTCGATTCCTGCATAATAtatgcaatgtccctaccaactgagttaaactcatagTGACAATTAATTGAGTTTTTATATGAAAATCAAGTGAAAATAGGTATTAtctatactaatatataaagGCATAACATTGTTCTGGTGTAGCATTTCtttaaaaattccaaaataccCTTAagggattttttattttttattcacacTCTTCTTTAATAACTTCGAAAGCCAGCTACTCTTCTTTAGCTTCCAAAACCAACTCCGCCCTAGAAGTTTCTATTCATTTGTTCCATTCTCTTAGTTTACACATCTTCTCcatatttcttcaacaaaattcataaaaaagatatatataaaaaatctagaatataattttttacacaACTTAGCATAATAGAAAAATCGGATCAAACAGACGGGCACTAGCCACTagtatatactccctccatccctaattataagcactctttcaaagaaaaaatttgtcCTTAAATATAATCTCCTTTTCAATTAcctagacacatttattattacttttccaaacataaccctattttgcattgaaatacgtaaagttAACTACAAATATATCTTTTCACAAAAGACAATATAGTAATTGTAATAtccaaaaaatacacatttattGCATTgccaatttttcttaataagcgtGAAAAATTTCAAAGGGGGGTTATATTAAGGGACGGATGAAGTGTATAATGGAAGTTACTTCCTTTGaccacaattataagcaaaattactctttttagaataattgatgtatctggactataatACAGACAGATacaaagtttattattttttaaatctaaaaattctaagaaatgtttatatatttttttataatatgtttatattatccttgtttttttttaaaggccTATAAATTATCcttgttatttttttgaaataaaactaTCCTTATCCTTATAAAGTATAACAAAGTTATCCTTAGCTATTAAGAATTATGGATTCACTATTatcataaatttaaatttaaagtgaaatataatttttaggttaaatttatgaaaatagtgaATACATAATACTAAAGTGAAATATAATAATGcacataatattaatattacatTTTTATGCCTAATTAATAAATGcacatttagtcaaaataaaataaatgcacataataatcaacaacaaaaaatgcacataatattaattaaataatattatatcattatccttgcattttttattgagtatatAAGAATAGTGTTGGTGTCAATAATCTTTATCCATTCTCACTAATCTCTTAATTTGTACTCCATTTTCACTCTCTTAATTTGTGACACTTTTCTCACCTCAACAATCTTCCTCTCTctatattccaaaaaaaataaaaaataaaaaacatctcCCTCTCCTCATCACTTATTGTTGTGTTGTTACATCCTTCAGTTGCTTTGTGGTAAAATTCGTTACCATTGTTTCctttatattttcatttctttttgtaTTATTGGTAATGGTGCTTTACCTAGCTTGattgttttcattttaatttgtaaaaaattcCCACAGATGGGgtctcatattttttatttttttaaaataattttttttatttatgctttttttattcaaaaaaatgtAGAATTTTTTGTCAAATCTACGTTTAGATCCAAAAGTAAAAATCATATCATTCATGTAGATATAACTTGCACTGTTTTAATTATGTATGCATATAAAACTTGAAAGATTTTGCGAGTCTCAGAGAGTTTAACAGCGAAATACACACGAATAATCGGAGTATTATGGATTTGAACACacacctttttttttgtataagcaattttagttgttagtattacaatattatgttaattttttcccCTTTGTCAGGACTTGAACTTTGGACCTCCTGTTCCTTAACCcttagttttttagttttttaaagtaaaatattataaggaaaatgctacttATCTTAAATTACTTTATTATGAGACCATCAGATAGTGCACTGTCTAAATAACCTATCCGATCCACCTCTTTATCTTTAGCCGTCCATGTTTACCAATAAAGACAAGATCTAACCGTTAAACACTATTTGTGGTATAGGTTCGTGAAATTTTCTTTTGCGTTGAATAACACCACTgatattattaattttcttcatatttacAACAATTATAAATTTGTCCTAAATAGAGTGTTACTTttgtattgaatttttttatatataaataatgttaATGGTCCGTTTGAGTGAGAAATATGGGatagagacatgataggataatcggttgaataaaaatatgatataatagtgaCATGATAAATATTTACCATCTcgaattctctttttttttcttttttttttttactcatttagtaaattatttaatatgcaGAAGCTAGCAATGGATCCCAAAGTTGATAAGGGCTTTGTCACTGGCCCTTCAAAGGGAGGAGCCTCAAACAATGCAAAAggaaaaggaaaggaaaaagaagaaggTAGTGAGGAAAAAGATTTAAGTATTGAGGAAGTAGAGGAAATGATATGTAAACATAAAAAGCACTTAAGGATGTTGAAGTACAAAAGAAGACGAGGAGAGTGTAGTAAATCGACCCGTAATTCATTGGATCAATTGGaacaattgaaattgaaattgaatagaAAAACAATGTTTCGTGCACAAGATGGTGTATTAAGGTACATgctttacttttattttcaaattacaTTTTTCTACAATGCTTAGACAAatattaagggtctgtttggcctagttttttttttgaccttatgcaatataaattaagttttatattattttataagttcacatcagtgaaaattataattttataagctattttatcataaattacctttacaaacttataataatatataaaaattggataagttgtttgcataagctctaaataagaCGAAAATAAGTCAGGCCAAACGATACCTAAAGTGTTTTCGtacaattattttcttaattaataacttaattattattttttaaatcaaagaATTCTAtgaaatgtttatatttttttttgtaatatgtTTATATTATACTTTagaaaaaattcataaaattataaaattatttcattgtctataaacATGAtactaatttttaaaaaataaaaaatatattcaacatTCACTGCGTTGTTAgtaatatcaaaatttaaaagtgttaaatattactttttccgtcctaaaatataagggcaaattgataataaaaaaattgatgtatctagtccaaatcagtaactagatacatcaactttctttgaccaatattcgcttatattttaggacaaaTGGTGCATTTGATTGAATTTTTGGTAAGTAATATTAAATGATATTTATTACaattttgaaataatattatttagtcaaaaaagtataatattatttagtctttatcattaaataattatttatttatctatcatTTAAAAAACCAATATTACTTAAATATGTTGATTTATTATCATGTCtacaataaaaatcattttttttaattgtgaaACTGAAaaagttattaattattatttactaAAATGATCCTAATAAATATTTTACTACTATCTTTTCAAAAGTATCTTGACACGTCGTGTGGGCAGatacattttaaaaatgatgGAATCATGTGATGCTCGCGGCTTTGTGTATGGAATCGTACTCAAAGATGGAAAAACAATAAGTGGCTCCTCGGAAAGTTTGAGAGCATGGTGGAAAGAGGAAGTAAGGTTTGATAAAAATGCTTCACTTGCAATTTTAAAGTATGatgaaaaaaatggaaattcatTCGTGAATGGTATGTTGAATGGGAAAAAAATAACACCTTATTCATTGTATGAAATAGCTGATACAAAATTATCTTCGATTTTATCTTCATTAATACAACAATGCCAACCACCGCAGAGGTATTATCCGTTGGAAAAAGGCATTCCACCACCGTGGTGGCCAACGGGAAAAGAGTCGTGGTGGAGTGAAATAGGAGTTGGTAAAGATCAAGTTCCTGACGCCCCTCCTTACAAGAAGCCTCATGATCTGAAAAAGATTTGGAAGGTTTGCGTCTTGATTGCGGTAATTAAACATTTATCGCCTAACTTGAAGAAAATTAAGGATACGGTAAGAAGGTCAAGAACATTGCAAGACAAGCTTACCGCAAATGAAACAAGTATTTGGGCTGCGGTTATTGATAACGAGGAAAGAATTGCTAGAGAAATGTATCCGGATTTTTTCGCAAATGAAACTTCTTCGCAATGTGTTGATCGTCGAGGGGCTAATTCCAAAAGAGTTGAGAAAACTAGTCTTCCTCATGGAAGTGCTTTTGTTGAAAGAGGTGGAGAATGGAACCAAGTTCAACCAAATTTCAATGGTGTTGATGTGGCTCCAATGAACAATCTTGTTGAGAATGGTGGTAATAAGAGAAAAGTTGATGAACTTGTTGAAAGCACAATTACTACAAAAAACAATGAGGGTTATACTTGTATTAATCCTCAACTTCAATACCATAATCAAGGAGTTGATGTTAACAATTCATCACACTCTAACTTTTCTATCATTCCACCTTTTGAGGTTGCTAACAAGAGAAAATGTGAAGTTGGCAATGGTATGAGATATAGTTCTGATCATTATGAGATTTACTCTTTGCAAGATGATATGAATGTAAGAAACAATCACCACCTTCCAAGCATAATAGGAGGAAGCAGCAGCAACAGCATCAATAACAACAATAACCAATTCCATATGGTTGATGTTGGAGCAAAAACTCATCAACATGTTGCACCTCTTCTTGATCAACATGTGCAAGTTGCACTACCCGTTGCTGCAAATCATACAGGTAAAATCATGGTTATTATCAATATCTTACTATATACATGTGAATAGTATAtatcttgatttaatgcaaattaATTACTCCATCGATATGAATCTTTAGTGTGTATCTACATTAGATTATGAATCTCATTTACTTTGTACCCGATTTACTTTCATGAAAGCTAATGAATCACTGTCAAAACTTTGCAATTCTAGTTAGTTTTCATACTTTAACCTTTAAACCTTGAATTGAATACCCTTCGTAAAACTCATGTAGGTCTTTTAGATCACCAACCTAGTTATTTATGCGAagcaaatattatatttttatatgttatatatatttttatatcttatatttttatatgttataaaaaCACATCTTctaattcaatttcaatttgataACCATGCAGGTAACTACTCTGGAGGAGGAGGAAAAGAAGTGAATTCTGATTTTATGGATACGCATAATTCAGGTATTATGTTGAAGcaaatattcataataaaattcGATTAACCTTTCAAAAACACATCTTctaattcaatttcaatttgataACCATGCAGGTAACTACTCTGGAGGAGGAGGAAAAGAAGTGAATTCTGATTTTATGGATACGCATAATTCATGTATTATGTTGAAGAATAATACCACTATGAATCTTATCATGAATCTTGGTTCTAATTGAATTTGATAACCATGCAGGTAACTACtctggaggaggaggagaagtGAATTATGATTTTACAGATACGTTTAATTCAGGTATTCTGTTGAAGAATAATACCACTATGAATCTCATCCTGAATCATGGTTctaattcaatttcaatttgataACCATGCAGGTAACTACTCTGGAGGAGCAGGAGGAGAAGTGAATTCTGATTTTATCGATACACATAATTCAGGTATTCTGTTGAAGAATAATAGCACTATGAATCTCATCATGAATCATGGTTctaattcaatttcaatttgataACCATGCAGGTAACTACTCTAGAGGAGGAGGAGAAGTGAATTCTGATTTTATCAATACATATAATTCAGGTATTTTGTTGAAGAATAATACCACTATAAAtctcatcttctttttttttttggtattcaacggGGCCTAAGCCCATGTATCTTATTTACTTTGATGAAAGTTGATTTATTCTAATGAATATCACTTTTTAAAACTTAGCGTTGCTAGACactttttttcatcaaatttgtatagtgagatactctttttttttcatttgatttcttACTTTAATCTTGATTTACTTTGAGATTCGAAGATGATATATTAACTTACAAGTTTTCTATTTTGCTTGTTTTTCACTTAGGTCTTTTAGATCACCAACCGAATTATTTATGCGAAgcaaatgttatatttttatatgttatatatcttattcATAATAAGATTCGATTAACCCTTCAAAAACATATCTTCTAATTCAATCTCAATTGATAATCATGCAGGTAATTACTCTGGAGGAAGAGGAGGAGGAGAAGTGAATTCTAATTTGATAGATATGTATAATTCAGGTATTCTGCTAAGAATAATACCACTATGAATATCATCTTGAATCTGGTTTACTCTAATGTATATgatttacttcttttttttttcatttgatttattACTTTAATCTTGACTTGTTTTGAGATTCCAAGATCATATATTAACTTACAAGTTTTCTATTTCGCTTAGTGGTTATGGTAATTTTCAAAGTTTGAACTCAAAACACCCTTCTTAAAACTTCTTGAGTGTCTCTTAAATCATCAACCGAGTTATCTATGCAAAGcaaatattacattttttttatatcttatatattatgttcataaaaagattcaattcaccctttaaaaaaattcttctaattCAATCTCAATTTGATAACCATGCAGGTAATTACTCAGGAGGAGTAGGAGGAGGAGTGGATTCTGATTTGATGGATATGTATAATTCAGGAATTCTGCCGGAGAATAATACCACTATGAATCATGTTGTGCCTGTTGGCAACATGACTCCTACTCCTGGTATCAACCAAAACTTTGAGCCTCCAATCTACCCTGCAAGTGATCAAGAGAACAACACCATCATGAGTGACATGATAACTCCAACTCCTGGTGTTAATCCAAACATGCAGCCTCAAATCTACACTTCAAGTGATTCCATGATGGCTACTTCTATGCCAGTTATGAACATGGCTCAAACTTCTGGATTTAACCAAAACATGCAGCCTCAAATGGACAAGAATTTCTATGGTGAACAAGAGGTTGGAAATAGCTCCTATAACTATGAAGTGACTAATGCTGATGTTGAAGCTAATGTTCCAATGCATGGAAATGTGTCAACAACAACCATTGATGATTTGAGGGCATTCAATTCTCTATCTGATGTTGATGCTTACAACAATTATGCATTTGGTTCTTCTTCTTTTGAGGAAACACCAAGTTATGATTTCTCTTGGTTCTACAATAAAGAGAATTAATAACTTAGATTAAGTCTTACCTTTTTATTAAAACTTTCATCAATTTTCAAATAAGCCATCTTTTGGTAGTTTATGATTTTACTTGTGCTTAGGTGATGTATAAACATTGTGTTATGTGTCTTTTGTTAATTTGGTGttgtcttatttttattttgtttggatcatggtgttgttttatttttattttgtttggattaTGGTGTTGTTTTATttagtctatacataatatGTCTCTTTGTGATGCCTGCATCTATATACATAGTAGTATTAAGCATATATGTGAAAGATTAATGTGAGTGTCTATGTCTAAATATActactatatatttatatatttatgaaGAATGAATTTCAgtattacatattcaatattatcaTAAACTTATAGTAGTATAAAAACAATGCACATAAAttcatcaataataataatgcacATAATACTTAGATAttataattgaaaataatagttaatattaattaatattatattagaaAAAAGAGTGGGGTAGTTTTCTATTTCCTTTTGGGATAGTTTTCTATTTcctttttgttaattaattatagaAAAAGTGGTATAGGGAtaatattgttataaaaaaattaagtaagaaaaaaacaaattattgtaggttataaaatataaaaaagtagaATTTTATAAAGTGGCAAGTCAAACTTTGAattcaagataaaaaaaaatgtgcctACATTTAACGTCCAACGCGTTTCAAATAAGATTACTCATAGTgaacaaaacttataaaaaataaaataaaaaagtaaagtaaaGTAAAAAATACTACTCTATCTAAtccttaatataaaatataaaataaattaaaaaaatataaaaaataaataaaaacttactttttaaattcatagaataattaatgtatttgatctataaaATAGACTAGATCCATCAACCATatcatgaatttaaaaaaaattataaaatcttATTAATGAATCTTAATAATGAGTTAAAGCTCAGCATTTTTCAAATAAGATTACCCATAGTCAacgaaacttataaaaaataaaataaaaaagtaaagtaaTAAATACTATTCTAtctagtccttaatataaaatataaaataaataaaaacttttatttttgacaaaaaaataaataaaaatttactttttaaattcgtaaaattattaatgtatttagtccaaaaaaTAGACTAGGTCCATCAACCCTATcaatctaaaaaacaaaacaaaaaagtcttATTAATGAATCTTAGAGTTAAATTATGTCTATTACTTTCGTAAAATGGAGGAAAATATGAATACTTTACCATACATATATTATTGTGTATATAAAATAGTGTTGGTGTAagaccaaaaagaaaaaaatagtgttGGTGTCCCTCCTTTGCACTCACAATCTTTATCAATTTAGACAATGAAtcctctcaaaaaaaaaaatctcaatttttacTTTTCGATCAATTTTACACcatttttctcaatttaaatattattttatgttttgagtTCAATGACTTGATTCCcacattattttctcaaatttttgtttCAACAGAGGATCTTCGATCAAAACAAAATCTCAAGTTCTCATCAATTTCTATCATCCATTCCCACAAACCCATTCAACAATCTCAActctttatattaatttgacACTCTTTCTCACCTCAACAATCTCACTCTttatattccaaaaaaataaaaataaaaatcatctcCCTCTACTTTCTtattgttgtgttgttatattcCTTATCcatttaaaagtgaaatttttaatcactaagctacttaacaaatttttttatattttttttatttccaatTACAATGAAAACAATCAACCTAGGTAAGGTAATGCACCAATAATAACAAAAaggaaatgaaaattaatataaaaaaatgaccGAAAAACATTGATAAAGAACTGTACCACAAAACAACTAAAGGATCTAACTAGAGGTGCACAAAATAACTTATATCCTTTAGTTGTTTTATGGTACAATTCTTTATCAATATTTTtcagtcatttttttttattaatcttcATTTCCTTTTTGTTATTATTGGTGTGTTGCCTTACCTAGTTTGATTGTTTTCATTGTAATTGGaaagggaaaaataaaatataaaaaatatttgtcaaTTAGCCTAGTAACTAAAAATTTTACCCTTAAAGTGAACAAATGAAGTGTTCGAGATTCGAACCTCAGCCCCTGATATAAAATGTGACGCCTCTAACACGTGAGCTTCACGAGactaattgaaaaaaaattaaccggTGAAAGACACGTATTAAGTGCGAATACACATTATTTTTaagtaaaataatattacaaAGTTTTGTAATATAGCTTCACAGTCAACAGTCCAAATTATGCAAGAATAACAGAATTTCTAGCTCCTAAATCAAACTATATACATGGTATATAAAGGTACAAAACAATGTTAACTGTTTCAAATCTATTCTTTTTTCCTTGTAATAGCCAGATTTTCTTCAGAAAGAGAATAAACATCGACAAAATTCAACGACAAACAACAGAACAATACATATCTGACAAATTAGTCCATCCCAGAACCATGAGCATATACTGACGGCAGGAGCCATTTGAGGAAACCAACATTAGTTTCTCCTTTTGATCTGCTTGATGAGTACTCAACTAGCATGTTCCATAGGTCTCCAACTGTCCATCTCTGTGACAAAATCCAACACGCAACCTGCCACGACACCAACAAAACTCTCTAGTGAGAAATCAACACTGCGAGGAAAGTCCTAGTTGAGTCAATATGTTCATGGCACTTGGCTAAACAAAGATGATTGATGCACAGATAGTATTGGCACCACTCTCCTCTTATGTTAATCAATGAAGTCATGAAAAGAGTTTAGAAAAAGTGATACTCATCATCTTACAAAACCGGTTTTGTAAGAATACGATATActctataaaaatttaatatgatatCAGAGCATATTGAGTTGAGTCGTCCACCATATTATCCACATTTCCACATCAAACTCAATAGTGTTGGACATGAGTAGGCATGCTGAGAAAAACTCGAGTCTCACATTAAAAAGAGATCATGCCTGAAAAGAGTTTATAACAAGTGACGCCCTCACCTTACAATGCAATTATG
This portion of the Trifolium pratense cultivar HEN17-A07 linkage group LG3, ARS_RC_1.1, whole genome shotgun sequence genome encodes:
- the LOC123915314 gene encoding ETHYLENE INSENSITIVE 3-like 2 protein, translated to MDPKVDKGFVTGPSKGGASNNAKGKGKEKEEGSEEKDLSIEEVEEMICKHKKHLRMLKYKRRRGECSKSTRNSLDQLEQLKLKLNRKTMFRAQDGVLRYILKMMESCDARGFVYGIVLKDGKTISGSSESLRAWWKEEVRFDKNASLAILKYDEKNGNSFVNGMLNGKKITPYSLYEIADTKLSSILSSLIQQCQPPQRYYPLEKGIPPPWWPTGKESWWSEIGVGKDQVPDAPPYKKPHDLKKIWKVCVLIAVIKHLSPNLKKIKDTVRRSRTLQDKLTANETSIWAAVIDNEERIAREMYPDFFANETSSQCVDRRGANSKRVEKTSLPHGSAFVERGGEWNQVQPNFNGVDVAPMNNLVENGGNKRKVDELVESTITTKNNEGYTCINPQLQYHNQGVDVNNSSHSNFSIIPPFEVANKRKCEVGNGMRYSSDHYEIYSLQDDMNVRNNHHLPSIIGGSSSNSINNNNNQFHMVDVGAKTHQHVAPLLDQHVQVALPVAANHTGNYSGGGGKEVNSDFMDTHNSGNYSGGGGKEVNSDFMDTHNSCNYSGGGGEVNYDFTDTFNSGNYSGGAGGEVNSDFIDTHNSGNYSRGGGEVNSDFINTYNSGNYSGGRGGGEVNSNLIDMYNSGNYSGGVGGGVDSDLMDMYNSGILPENNTTMNHVVPVGNMTPTPGINQNFEPPIYPASDQENNTIMSDMITPTPGVNPNMQPQIYTSSDSMMATSMPVMNMAQTSGFNQNMQPQMDKNFYGEQEVGNSSYNYEVTNADVEANVPMHGNVSTTTIDDLRAFNSLSDVDAYNNYAFGSSSFEETPSYDFSWFYNKEN